From Ovis aries strain OAR_USU_Benz2616 breed Rambouillet chromosome 21, ARS-UI_Ramb_v3.0, whole genome shotgun sequence, a single genomic window includes:
- the B4GAT1 gene encoding beta-1,4-glucuronyltransferase 1: protein MQMSYAIRCAFYQLLLAALMLVAMLQLLYLSLLSGLHGQEEQDQYFEFFPPSPRSVDQVKAQLRTALASGGVLDASGDYRVYRGLLKTTMDPNDVILATHASVDNLLHLSGLLERWEGPLSVSVFAATKEEAQLATVLTYALSSHCPDMRARVAMHLVCPSRYEAAVPDPREPGEFALLRSCQEVFDKLARVAQPGVNYALGTNVSYPNNLLRNLAREGANYALVIDVDMVPSEGLWRSLREMLDQSKQWAGTALVVPAFEIRRARRMPMNKNELLQLYQVGEVRPFYYGLCTPCQAPTNYSRWVNLPEETLLRPAYVVPWQDPWEPFYVAGGKVPTFDERFRQYGFNRISQACELHVAGFDFEVLNEGFLVHKGFKEVLKFHPQKEAENQHNKILYRQFKQELKAKYPDSPRHC, encoded by the exons GGCTGCATGGGCAAGAGGAGCAAGACCAATATTTCGAGTTCTTTCCCCCGTCCCCGCGGTCGGTGGATCAAGTCAAGGCGCAGCTTCGCACCGCGCTGGCCTCCGGAGGCGTCCTGGATGCCAGCGGCGACTACCGCGTCTACAGGGGCCTACTAAAGACCACCATGGACCCCAACGATGTGATCCTGGCCACTCACGCCAGTGTGGACAACCTGCTGCACCTGTCGGGCCTGTTGGAGCGCTGGGAGGGCCCTCTGTCGGTGTCGGTGTTCGCCGCCACCAAGGAAGAGGCGCAGCTGGCCACGGTGCTGACCTATGCGCTGAGCAGCCACTGCCCCGATATGCGCGCCAGGGTCGCCATGCACCTTGTGTGCCCCTCACGCTACGAGGCCGCCGTTCCCGACCCCCGGGAGCCAGGGGAGTTTGCCCTGTTGCGTTCCTGCCAGGAGGTCTTTGACAAGCTGGCCAGGGTGGCCCAGCCCGGGGTCAATTACGCGCTGGGCACCAACGTCTCCTACCCCAATAACCTGCTGAGGAATCTGGCTCGTGAGGGGGCCAACTATGCCTTGGTAATCGACGTGGACATGGTGCCCAGCGAGGGGCTGTGGAGAAGCCTGCGGGAAATGCTGGATCAGAGCAAGCAGTGGGCGGGCACAGCACTGGTGGTGCCTGCCTTTGAGATCCGTCGAGCTCGCCGCATGCCCATGAACAAAAACGAGCTGCTGCAGCTCTACCAGGTGGGCGAGGTGCGGCCCTTCTATTATGGGCTCTGCACCCCCTGCCAGGCGCCCACCAACTACTCCCGCTGGGTCAACCTGCCAGAAGAGACCTTGCTGAGGCCTGCCTACGTGGTGCCCTGGCAAGATCCCTGGGAGCCATTCTACGTAGCTGGAGGCAAGGTGCCCACCTTCGACGAGCGCTTTCGGCAGTATGGCTTCAATCGTATCAGCCAG GCCTGTGAGCTGCACGTGGCAGGATTCGATTTCGAGGTGCTGAATGAAGGTTTCCTGGTTCATAAAGGCTTCAAAGAAGTTTTGAAATTCCATCCCCAAAAGGAGGCTGAAAATCAGCACAATAAGATCCTTTACCGTCAGTTCAAACAGGAGTTGAAGGCCAAGTACCCTGACTCCCCGCGTCACTGCTGA
- the BRMS1 gene encoding breast cancer metastasis-suppressor 1 isoform X1 has product MPVQPPSKDTEEMEAEGDSAAEMNGEEEESEEERSGSQTESEEESSEMDEEDYERRRSECVSEMMDLEKQFSELKEKLFRERLSQLRVRLEEVGAERAPEYTEPLGGLQRSLKIRIQVAGIYKGFCLDVIRNKYECELQGAKQHLESEKLLLYDTLQGELQERIQRLEEDRQSLDINSEWWDDKLHARGSSKTWDSLPPNKRKKAPLVSGPYIVYMLQEIDILEDWTAIKKARAAVSPQKRKSDGP; this is encoded by the exons ATGCCCGTCCAGCCTCCAAGCAAGGACACAGAGGAGATGGAAGCAGAGGGCGACTCAGCTGCCGAGAtgaatggggaggaggaggagagcgaGGAGGAACGGAGCGGCAGCCAGACCGAGTCCGAGGAGGAGAGCTCAG AGATGGACGAGGAGGACTACGAGCGGCGCCGCAGCGAGTGCGTCAGTGAGATGATGGACCTGGAGAAGCAGTTCTCGGAGCTGAAGGAGAA GTTGTTCAGGGAACGACTGAGTCAGCTGCGGGTGCGGCTGGAGGAAGTGGGAGCTGAAAGGGCACCCGAATACACGGAGCCCCTGGGGGGGCTGCAGCGGAGCCTCAAGATTCGCATTCAGGTGGCAG GGATTTACAAGGGCTTCTGTCTGGACGTGATCAGGAACAAGTATGAGTGTGAGCTGCAGGGAGCCAAGCAGCACCTGGAG AGTGAGAAGCTGCTGCTGTACGACACGCTGCAGGGCGAGCTGCAGGAGCGGAtccagaggctggaggaggaCCGCCAGAGCCTGGACATCAACTCTG AGTGGTGGGATGACAAACTGCATGCCAGAGGCAGCTCGAAGACATGGGACTCCCTGCCACCCAACAAGAGGAAGAAGGCGCCTCTCGTTTCCG GCCCTTACATCGTGTACATGCTGCAGGAGATCGACATCCTGGAGGACTGGACAGCCATCAAAAAG GCGAGGGCAGCTGTGTCCCCTCAGAAGAGAAAATCAGATG GACCTTGA
- the CD248 gene encoding endosialin, protein MLLRLLLAWAAAVPTLGQAPWATEPRAACFPGSCYALFPRRRTFLEAWRACRELGGDLATPRTLEEARRVDSLVGSGPASRLLWIGLQRQARQCQPQRPLRGFTWTTGDQDTAFTNWAQPATGGPCPAQRCAALEASGEHRWLEGSCTLAVDGYLCQFGFEGSCPALPEEVGQAGPAVYTTPFHLVSAEFEWLPFGSVAAVPCQAGRKASLLCVKQPEGGVGWSRTGPLCPGTGCGPDNGGCEHECIEAADGRVSCRCSEGFRLAADGHSCEDPCAHAPCEQQCEPGGPQGYSCHCRLGFRPAEDEPHRCVDTDECQIAGVCQQMCVNYVGGFECYCSEGHELEADGISCSPAGAMGARASQDLEDGLLDEGDEEEDEEEAWEAFDGGWTEMPGIPWMEATQSSDFDLAYRPSFPEDGEPGMPYLYPTWPPPLSAPGVPHHSSVLSVTRPVVVSATRPPLPSAHQPAIISATRPPLAPAPQPPVIPAINPALPSDHQFPTISANYPDLPSAHRPLVISAAQPGPTPAHQRPVASAKYPKLFPAHQSPMFPHTQATDTQNTTPLPRIPANHTPLVTTSSPPQPPVTPDVPILKAQAGHHPVTSTVQPSRTTAFRSLVPPAHQVPVPAASQPPAFHTPLPPRSATSQTSLTSAPHPHSKAPQVPREGTLDPSLAPWLSSAVPTSAPPALGEASPAGRSRRDDRWLLVALLVPTCVFLVVLLALGIVYCTRCGPHAPNKRVTDCYRWVTHAGSKGPTEPAPHRGSLTGVQTCRTSV, encoded by the coding sequence ATGCTGCTGCGCCTGCTGCTGGCCTGGGCGGCCGCGGTGCCCACCCTGGGCCAGGCCCCCTGGGCCACTGAGCCCCGCGCTGCCTGCTTCCCGGGCAGCTGTTACGCACTCTTCCCGCGGCGCCGCACCTTCTTGGAGGCCTGGCGGGCTTGCCGCGAGCTGGGGGGCGACCTGGCCACCCCGCGGACCCTCGAGGAGGCCCGGCGTgtggacagcctggtgggctccggGCCGGCCAGCCGGCTGCTGTGGATCGGGCTGCAGCGGCAGGCCCGGCAATGCCAACCCCAGCGCCCTCTGCGCGGCTTCACGTGGACCACGGGGGACCAGGACACCGCCTTCACCAACTGGGCCCAGCCTGCCACGGGCgggccctgcccagcccagcgCTGCGCCGCCCTGGAGGCAAGCGGCGAGCATCGCTGGCTCGAGGGCTCTTGCACGCTGGCCGTCGATGGCTACCTGTGCCAGTTCGGCTTCGAGGGCTCCTGCCCCGCACTGCCTGAGGAGGTGGGCCAGGCTGGCCCAGCCGTCTACACCACGCCCTTCCACCTGGTCTCCGCCGAGTTTGAGTGGCTGCCCTTTGGCTCTGTGGCTGCCGTGCCGTGCCAGGCTGGCAGAAAAGCCTCTCTGCTCTGCGTGAAGCAGCCTGAGGGTGGCGTGGGCTGGTCGCGGACAGGCCCCTTGTGCCCCGGTACCGGCTGTGGCCCCGACAATGGGGGATGTGAACACGAGTGCATCGAGGCTGCGGATGGTCGGGTGTCCTGTCGCTGCAGCGAGGGCTTCCGGCTGGCAGCGGATGGGCACAGCTGCGAGGACCCATGTGCCCATGCCCCGTGCGAGCAGCAGTGTGAGCCTGGAGGGCCGCAGGGCTACAGCTGCCACTGTCGCCTGGGTTTCCGGCCTGCTGAGGATGAGCCGCACCGCTGTGTGGACACGGACGAGTGCCAGATTGCCGGCGTGTGCCAGCAGATGTGTGTCAACTACGTCGGTGGCTTCGAGTGCTACTGCAGCGAGGGCCACGAGCTGGAGGCTGATGGCATCAGCTGCAGCCCCGCTGGGGCCATGGGCGCCCGGGCATCCCAGGACCTCGAGGACGGGTTGCTGGACGAAGGGGACGAGGAAGAGGACGAAGAAGAAGCCTGGGAGGCCTTTGATGGTGgctggacagagatgcctgggatcccatggatggaggccaCGCAGTCATCAGACTTTGACCTGGCCTATAGACCTAGCTTCCCAGAGGACGGGGAGCCAGGGATGCCCTACCTGTACCCCACCTGGCCACCCCCACTTAGTGCCCCTGGGGTCCCTCACCACTCCTCAGTGCTCTCTGTCACTCGGCCTGTGGTGGTCTCAGCCACGCGCCCCCCACTGCCTTCTGCCCACCAACCTGCTATTATCTCTGCCACACGCCCACCCCTGGCCCCGGCCCCCCAGCCCCCCGTAATCCCTGCCATAAACCCAGCTTTGCCCTCTGACCACCAGTTCCCCACTATCTCAGCCAACTATCCAGACCTGCCTTCTGCCCACCGACCCCTTGTTATCTCTGCCGCACAGCCAGGACCGACCCCTGCCCACCAGCGCCCAGTGGCCTCAGCCAAATATCCCAAGCTCTTCCCCGCTCACCAGTCCCCCATGTTCCCACATACCCAGGCCACTGATACCCAGAACACCACGCCTTTGCCTCGAATCCCAGCTAACCACACCCCTCTGGTCACCACCTCCAGTCCCCCTCAACCCCCTGTGACCCCAGATGTCCCGATCCTCAAAGCCCAGGCCGGCCACCATCCCGTTACTTCTACGGTCCAGCCTTCTCGGACCACTGCTTTCAGGTCCCTTGTGCCCCCTGCCCATCAAGTCCCTGTGCCTGCTGCCTCCCAACCTCCAGCCTTCCACACTCCTCTGCCCCCTCGGAGCGCCACTAGCCAGACCTCTCTCACCAGCGCTCCACACCCCCACTCCAAAGCCCCACAAGTCCCAAGGGAAGGTACTCTTGACCCCAGCCTGGCTCCGTGGCTGTCCTCGGCAGTCCCCACATCAGCTCCTCCAGCCCTGGGGGAGGCCAGTCCAGCTGGCCGAAGCCGGAGGGATGACCGGTGGCTCCTGGTGGCACTCCTGGTGCCAACATGCGTCTTCTTGGTGGTCCTACTTGCACTGGGCATTGTGTACTGTACCCGCTGTGGCCCCCACGCGCCCAACAAGCGCGTGACCGACTGCTATCGCTGGGTCACCCATGCCGGGAGCAAGGGCCCAACGGAACCCGCGCCCCACCGGGGCAGCCTCACAGGGGTGCAGACCTGCAGAACCAGCGTGTGA
- the RIN1 gene encoding ras and Rab interactor 1: METPGEPRTGPLGAPYPASFASGHLEREKPAQDPRYDVPGASGVQAGGSQRPGRTVSLRERLLLTRPVWLQLRANEAAALHVLRTEPPGTFLVRKSNSRQCQALCVRLPEASGPSFVSSHCIQETARGVSLEGSDLVFLDLVQLICAYCHTRDILLLPLQLPRAIRQAATHKELEAISHLGMEFWSSSLNTKAQLGPSEGPPLPRLKPRPPQELDQGTRAALCFFNPLFPGDLGPTKREIFKRSFKVRVSTETSSPLSPPAVPPPPVPVLPGTAPNQTERLPPRQLLRRESSVGYRVPGGTSPSLPPLPSLQEVDCASPSSSEEEGVPGSQGSPATSPHLGHQRRRRPLLRSMSAAFCSLLAPERQVGRAAAALTQDRHTAVGQLVQDLLTQVRAGPEPRELQAVREALSRARAMLSAELSPEKLLPPDRLEHVLEKSLHRSVLKPLRPILVARLRRRLSANSSLGRLAEGLRLARARGASAFGSHLSLPSPVEMEQVRQKLLQLLRAYSPSAQVKRLLQACKLLYTALRTQAGEGAGADEFLPLLSLVLAHCDLPELLLEAEYMSELLEPALLTGEGGYYLTSLSASLALLSGLTEAHTLPLSPSQELQRSLSLWEQRRLPATHCFQHLLRVAHQDPSSGCTSKTLAVPPGASIATLNKLCATKFRVTQPDTFSLFLYKGQDYQRLPPGALAHRLPTAGYLVYRRAEQPEIPGASPGAATGESSGGPEAGDREEEKGGRGTGDTKAKTSPRDGRGESETVAEGAEGQARGPAQPRGLETEESQATEE, from the exons ATGGAAACCCCTGGGGAGCCAAGAACAGGCCCCCTCGGAGCCCCCTACCCAGCCAGCTTCGCTTCTGGGCACCTGGAGAGAGAAAA GCCAGCCCAGGACCCGCGGTACGATGTGCCTGGTGCCAGCGGGGTGCAGGCAGGTGGATCGCAGCGGCCAGGGCGCACCGTGAGCCTGCGGGAGCGCCTGCTGCTCACCCGGCCCGTGTGGCTGCAGCTGCGGGCCAACGAGGCTGCCGCGCTGCACGTGCTGAGGACCGAGCCCCCCGGG ACATTTCTGGTACGGAAGTCTAACAGTCGCCAGTGCCAAGCCCTGTGCGTGCGGCTGCCCGAGGCCAGTGGCCCCTCCTTCGTCTCCAGCCACTGTATCCAGGAGACCGCTCGGG GCGTCTCCCTGGAGGGCTCAGACCTTGTGTTCCTAGACCTGGTTCAGCTGATCTGTGCCTACTGCCACACCCG GGACATTCTTCTCCTCCCGCTTCAGCTCCCCAGAGCCATCCGCCAGGCAGCCACCCACAAGGAGCTGGAAGCCATCTCCCATCTGGGCATGG AGTTCTGGAGCTCCTCCCTCAACACCAAGGCTCAGCTAGGCCCATCGGAAGGCCCCCCACTGCCCCGGCTGAAGCCCCGGCCCCCACAAGAGCTGGACCAGGGCACCAGAGCTGCCCTGTGTTTCTTCAACCCCCTGTTCCCAGGGGATCTGGGCCCCACCAAGAGGGAGATATTCAAGAGGAGCTTCAAAGTGCGTGTGTCCACGGAGACCTCCAGCCCCCTGTCTCCCCCAGCTGTGCCGCCTCCCCCAGTTCCGGTGTTGCCAGGGACAGCCCCCAACCAGACAGAAAGGTTGCCCCCTCGCCAGCTGCTACGGAGGGAGAGCTCGGTAGGGTACCGGGTGCCAGGGGGCACCAGCCCCAGCCTCCCGCCGCTGCCCTCCCTCCAGGAGGTGGACTGCGCCTCCCCCAGCAGCTCAGAGGAGGAGGGGGTGCCGGGGTCCCAGGGGAGCCCAGCGACCTCACCCCACCTGGGCCACCAGCGGCGGCGGCGACCCCTGCTTCGGTCCATGAGCGCTGCCTTCTGCTCCCTGCTAGCGCCTGAGCGGCAGGTGGGCCGGGCAGCTGCGGCGCTGACACAGGACAGACACACGGCCGTGGGACAGCTGGTGCAGGACCTGCTGACCCAGGTGCGTGCCGGCCCCGAACCCCGGGAGCTGCAGGCCGTCCGCGAGGCCCTGAGCCGGGCCCGAGCCATGCTGAGCGCGGAGCTGAGCCCGGAGAAGCTGCTGCCACCAGACAGGCTGG AGCACGTCCTGGAGAAGTCGCTGCACCGCTCAGTGCTCAAGCCGCTGCGGCCCATCCTGGTGGCCCGCCTGCGGCGCCGGCTTTCAGCCAACAGCTCCCTGGGCCGCCTGGCTGAAGGCCTCCGCCTGGCCCGGGCCCGGGGCGCCAGCGCCTTCGGGTCCCACTTAAGCCTGCCCTCCCCAGTAGAGATGGAGCAGGTACGTCAGAAGCTGCTACAGCTGCTTCGCGCCTACTCACCCAGCGCCCAGGTCAAGCGGCTCCTGCAGGCCTGCAAGCTGCTCTACACAGCCCTGAGGACCCAGGCGG GGGAGGGCGCGGGGGCCGACGAGTTCCTGCCATTGCTGAGCCTCGTGCTGGCCCACTGTGACCTTCCTGAGCTGCTGCTGGAGGCCGAGTACATGTCAGAGCTCCTGGAGCCTGCCCTGCTCACCGGAGAGG GCGGCTACTACCTGACCAGCCTCTCGGCCAGCCTGGCCCTGCTGAGTGGCCTGACCGAGGCCCACACCCTGCCCCTGAGCCCCTCGCAGGAGCTGCAGCGCTCGCTTAGCCTCTGGGAGCAGCGCCGCCTGCCTGCCACCCACTGCTTCCAG CACCTCCTCCGCGTAGCCCATCAGGACCCCAGTAGTGGCTGCACCTCCAAGACGCTGGCCGTGCCCCCAGGAGCCTCAATTGCCACACTGAACAAGCTCTGTGCCACCAAGTTCCGGGTGACCCAGCCTGATACTTTTAGCCTCTTCCTGTACAAGGGGCAGGACTACCAGCGTCTGCCCCCTGGAGCCCTGGCTCACAGGCTCCCCACCGCCGGCTACCTCGTCTACCGCCGGGCAGAGCAGCCCGAGATCCCAGGGGCCTCACCAGGGGCTGCCACAGGGGAGAGCAGTGGGGGGCCAGAGgcaggggacagggaggaggagaaagggggccGGGGAACTGGGGACACCAAGGCCAAAACCAGCCCCAGGGATGGCAGGGGAGAATCTGAGACAGTGGCCGAGGGGGCTGAGGGCCAGGCCAGGGGCCCTGCTCAGCCAAGGGGGCTGGAGACTGAAGAGAGCCAGGCCACAGAGGAATAG
- the BRMS1 gene encoding breast cancer metastasis-suppressor 1 isoform X2 yields the protein MPVQPPSKDTEEMEAEGDSAAEMNGEEEESEEERSGSQTESEEESSEMDEEDYERRRSECVSEMMDLEKQFSELKEKLFRERLSQLRVRLEEVGAERAPEYTEPLGGLQRSLKIRIQVAGIYKGFCLDVIRNKYECELQGAKQHLESEKLLLYDTLQGELQERIQRLEEDRQSLDINSGPYIVYMLQEIDILEDWTAIKKARAAVSPQKRKSDGP from the exons ATGCCCGTCCAGCCTCCAAGCAAGGACACAGAGGAGATGGAAGCAGAGGGCGACTCAGCTGCCGAGAtgaatggggaggaggaggagagcgaGGAGGAACGGAGCGGCAGCCAGACCGAGTCCGAGGAGGAGAGCTCAG AGATGGACGAGGAGGACTACGAGCGGCGCCGCAGCGAGTGCGTCAGTGAGATGATGGACCTGGAGAAGCAGTTCTCGGAGCTGAAGGAGAA GTTGTTCAGGGAACGACTGAGTCAGCTGCGGGTGCGGCTGGAGGAAGTGGGAGCTGAAAGGGCACCCGAATACACGGAGCCCCTGGGGGGGCTGCAGCGGAGCCTCAAGATTCGCATTCAGGTGGCAG GGATTTACAAGGGCTTCTGTCTGGACGTGATCAGGAACAAGTATGAGTGTGAGCTGCAGGGAGCCAAGCAGCACCTGGAG AGTGAGAAGCTGCTGCTGTACGACACGCTGCAGGGCGAGCTGCAGGAGCGGAtccagaggctggaggaggaCCGCCAGAGCCTGGACATCAACTCTG GCCCTTACATCGTGTACATGCTGCAGGAGATCGACATCCTGGAGGACTGGACAGCCATCAAAAAG GCGAGGGCAGCTGTGTCCCCTCAGAAGAGAAAATCAGATG GACCTTGA